The following are encoded in a window of Peromyscus maniculatus bairdii isolate BWxNUB_F1_BW_parent chromosome X, HU_Pman_BW_mat_3.1, whole genome shotgun sequence genomic DNA:
- the LOC102923624 gene encoding zinc finger X-linked protein ZXDB-like, producing the protein MEIPRLLPARGTPQGGGGGGCCPAGGGGVPRAPDSLACQAPTRRLLLLRGAQDGGPGPRSAEAQRASRGLGPSPSTNRLAPRPDHPSRGGGGCGGGGGGGGGGGGGGGGGGGGGGGGDDFFLLLLDPVGGDVETVGSEQAGGGGGGGGGGPVWREEAEAGPGPERRRESGADPAGRPEPGPRCLPAVPAASPLPAPGPGAGPAAAAAFAGTITIHNQDLLLRFENGVLTLTTPPLPAWEPGVAPCPPPPPPPPPGGLIAPQAGFPPAAAAQLGDCPELPPDLLLAEPAEPAPAPAPPEEEAEAPAAAQSPRGPLGPGPGVVLYLCPEAQCGQTFAKKHQLKVHLLTHSSSQGQRPFKCPLSGCGWTFTTSYKLKRHLQSHDKLRPFGCPVEGCGKSFTTVYNLKAHMKGHEQENSFKCEVCEESFPTQAKLSTHQRSHFEPERPYQCAFSGCKKTFITVSALFSHNRAHFREQELFACSFPGCSKQYDKACRLKIHLRSHTGERPFLCDFDGCGWNFTSMSKLLRHKRKHEDDRRFTCPVEGCGKSFTRAEHLKGHSITHLGTKPFVCPVEGCCARFSARSSLYIHSKKHLQDVGTWKNRCPVSTCNKLFTSKHSMKTHMAKRHNLSQDLLAQLEAANSLTPSSELTSQGQNDLSGAELVSLFSDVPGHSSAAVLDTALVNSGILTIDVASVNSTLAGGLPADNNNHSLGQAVDPRALRAPSDLPQSLDTSLFFGTSVTGYQQSPLDMDDVSGGNVGLFGSLALKNSSLEPQVLTPSNKLTVDTEALTPSSTLCENSVSELLTPAKADWNVHPESDFFGHEEETQFGFSNPTGSHGSQKETDLITVTGAPFLI; encoded by the coding sequence ATGGAAATCCCGAGGCTGCTCCCCGCTCGCGGGACACCacagggcggcggcggcggcggctgctgcccCGCGGGCGGCGGCGGGGTCCCCCGAGCCCCGGACTCTCTGGCTTGTCAGGCCCCCACGCGCCGCCTCCTACTGCTCCGGGGGGCCCAAGATGGCGGGCCGGGGCCGCGGAGCGCAGAGGCCCAGAGGGCCTCACGGGGCCTGGGCCCGAGCCCCAGCACGAACCGGTTGGCGCCGAGGCCGGATCACCCgagccgcggcggcggcggctgcggcggcggaggaggaggcggaggcggcggcggcggaggaggaggaggcggaggaggaggcggcggcggcggcgacgacTTCTTCCTGTTGCTGCTTGACCCGGTGGGTGGCGATGTAGAAACAGTGGGCTCGGAGCAggccggaggaggaggaggaggaggaggaggagggccggTGTGGAGGGAGGAGGCCGAGGCCGGCCCGGGGCCCGAGCGGCGGCGCGAGAGCGGCGCGGACCCCGCGGGGCGGCCCGAGCCGGGCCCCCGCTGCCTGCCGGCCGTCCCGGCTGCGTCCCCGCTCCCCGCGCCGGGCCCGGGCGCGggccccgcggcggcggcggccttcGCGGGCACCATCACCATCCACAACCAGGACTTGCTGCTGCGCTTTGAGAACGGCGTCctcaccctgaccacgcccccgcTGCCGGCCTGGGAGCCGGGGGTCGCGCCttgcccgccgccgccgccgccgccgccgccggggggACTGATCGCCCCGCAGGCCGGGTTTCCGCCCGCCGCCGCGGCGCAGCTGGGCGACTGCCCCGAGCTGCCACCGGACCTCCTGCTGGCGGAGCCGGCGGAACCCGCGCCCGCCCCGGCGCCTCCGGAGGAGGAGGCCGAGGCCCCGGCCGCCGCCCAGAGCCCCCGCGGGCCTCTGGGCCCGGGCCCGGGCGTGGTGCTCTACCTGTGCCCGGAGGCGCAGTGCGGACAGACCTTCGCCAAGAAGCACCAGCTGAAGGTGCACCTGCTGACACACAGCAGCAGCCAGGGCCAGCGGCCCTTCAAGTGCCCCCTGAGCGGCTGCGGCTGGACCTTCACCACGTCTTACAAGCTCAAGAGACACCTGCAGTCGCACGACAAGCTGCGGCCATTTGGCTGCCCGGTGGAGGGCTGTGGCAAGAGCTTCACCACCGTGTACAACCTCAAAGCGCACATGAAGGGGCATGAGCAGGAGAACTCCTTCAAGTGCGAGGTGTGCGAGGAGAGCTTCCCCACGCAGGCCAAGCTCAGCACCCACCAGCGCAGCCACTTCGAGCCCGAGAGGCCTTACCAGTGTGCGTTCTCTGGCTGCAAGAAGACGTTCATTACTGTGAGCGCCCTGTTTTCTCATAACCGCGCCCATTTCAGGGAACAGGAACTCTTTGCCTGCTCCTTCCCTGGCTGCAGCAAGCAGTATGACAAGGCTTGCAGGCTCAAGATCCACCTGCGCAGCCACACGGGAGAGAGACCTTTCCTTTGTGACTTTGACGGCTGTGGCTGGAACTTCACCAGCATGTCCAAGCTCCTAAGACACAAGAGGAAGCACGAGGACGACCGCAGGTTCACCTGTCCCGTGGAGGGCTGTGGCAAGTCCTTCACCAGGGCCGAACACCTGAAAGGCCACAGCATCACCCACCTGGGCACGAAGCCTTTCGTGTGCCCCGTGGAAGGCTGCTGTGCCAGGTTCTCCGCCCGGAGCAGTCTCTACATCCACTCCAAGAAGCACCTGCAGGACGTGGGCACTTGGAAAAACCGTTGCCCGGTCTCCACCTGTAACAAACTCTTCACGTCCAAGCACAGCATGAAGACCCACATGGCCAAGAGGCACAACCTCAGCCAGGACCTCTTGGCCCAGCTGGAAGCCGCCAACTCCCTGACGCCCAGCAGCGAGCTCACCAGCCAGGGGCAGAACGATCTCAGTGGTGCAGAGCTGGTGTCTCTCTTCTCCGATGTGCCTGGCCACAGTTCTGCTGCGGTGCTGGACACGGCCTTGGTCAATTCTGGCATCTTGACTATTGACGTGGCCTCCGTGAACTCGACCCTCGCGGGAGGTCTCCCTGCCGATAATAATAACCATTCCTTAGGGCAAGCGGTGGACCCCCGGGCCCTGCGGGCCCCCAGTGACCTTCCCCAGAGTCTGGATACCTCTCTCTTCTTCGGAACCTCGGTGACTGGTTATCAGCAGAGCCCCTTAGACATGGACGATGTCTCCGGCGGAAACGTGGGGCTCTTCGGCTCCTTGGCTCTGAAGAACTCAAGCCTGGAGCCCCAGGTTTTGACGCCCAGCAATAAGTTAACCGTGGACACGGAAGCTCTGACCCCCTCCAGCACCCTCTGTGAAAACAGTGTCTCCGAACTACTGACCCCTGCCAAAGCCGATTGGAACGTGCATCCCGAGTCTGACTTCTTTGGGCACGAGGAAGAAACCCAGTTTGGATTCTCCAATCCGACAGGAAGCCATGGTTCTCAGAAAGAAACAGATCTGATCACGGTGACTGGCGCCCCCTTTTTGATATGA